A region of the Stieleria neptunia genome:
CGGTGCCTCCCGACAATCACGGGAGACTTACCATGGCAAGACCTGCAACCGTTTTCGCGAAAATCACGAACCAGCAGCAACGTGACCGTCTGATTGAGCTTTGGAAACAGCATCCAAACCATTACACACGAATACGGGCACACGCGATTCTTCTGAGCGATGCTCAATACGAAATTGAGCAGATCGTCGATATTCTTAGTGTCAGTAGAGACAGCGTGCGAGCTTGGATCAAACACTTTGAACAAGACGGACCAGACGCCCTGCTGGACGAAAAGCGACCAGGCGGACCGAGGAAGCTCAATGAACAGGAAGAGCAAATCCTCAAAGATTTGTTGCGGCAATTTCCCTCCCGGCCTGCCACAGTCCTGTCGCGTTTGCGAACACGGACCGGCAAATCGATCAGCCGACATTCGCTGCGTCGTTACGCCCGACGATTCAATTTGAGCTGGAAGCGGTTTCGGCGCAGCCTGCGGAAAAAACGAGACGAAAAGGCTTTCCGGTTGGCTCAAGAGGAACTCGCCGAGTTGCTCAATGAACCTGAACTGGATGTCGTATACTTTGACGAAGCGGGATTTTCGCTTAAGGGCGTGGTGCCATACGGATGGCTTCCCATCGGCGAACGGACCGATGTGCCAGTCACCGGCGCCCATGGGGCGACGGTTCAGGCACTTGGCTTTGAGCATCAAGATGGAACCACCCATACCTATCTTCACAAAGGGTACGTCAACACGCAAACGGTCATTGAAATCATGGATGATTTTTGTGAGACGATTGACCAAACAACGGTGGTCATCCTCGACAATGCATCTTGCCACACCAGCGGAGCTTTTGAAGCATCGATCGAACGCTGGGCAGAGCGTGGGCTGCTGGTTTATCATCTTCCGCCGTATAGTCCCGAACTGAATTCGATCGAGCGACTATGGAGGCAACTAAAGTATCAACAAATGCCCGCCACGGCCTGGGAACGATTCAAAACCTTGTTACAAACGCTGACGACGAAGCTATGCGAAATCGGTGAGGTAACCTACATGCCATCACTTGAAAGTTATGCCGAATAACTCGTGCTGACGTGCTTAGTGCTTCGTCAACTTTTACTCTTAGGGTACCGCGGAAAAGGGGTCAGGTACCAAAAATGCGAAGCACCCTGCGGGCCATTTGGTTTTTGGTACCTGCCCCCTTTTCCGCTCGACAAACGCAGGCTCGAAAATTGAAAGCTGACAAAGCACTAGTGCATCTGCTGCACCTGGTCATCGGGTCGGAGAGCGGGACCTGTGATAAACTGCTGCGACTCGGCAATGGACACCCGTCCCCGAAACCTCCACCAGATACATCACATAGGACATCAAAACATGGCGAAGAAGCACATCACGTTGCAGCACAGCGAGAGCGTCATCGTTCAGGCCGCGGCCCAGATCTATTCCGCCTACATCGCCAGCGGAAAAGTTGGCAAAGACGACAACACGAAATATCTGAAGCAATCCATCAAGGACGCCATCACGATCGCCCGAAGCGTCGACGACGTGGTGATCAGTGACGGTGAAATGGAGTAGTCGGGCACCAACTCGCGAGTGAATCAGTTGGGCGAGCGATAACGCCGTGAAGCGTTTATTCCCTGTGTTTTGTCGAGTTTTTAGCGGTAGGGCGCGAGCCCTCCGGTCCGTCATCTTTACCAAAACACCGGAGGGCTCGCGCCCTACCGCTAACAAATGCTTCACAGCAATGAGCTAGCGGCCGGCGGCTTGTTCGCTGCCCATCAGGGTCATCAGCGCAACGACGGTGGATTCGACACCTCGGATGACAGCCGGTTGGGATTCGATTTTGAACAGGGGTGAATGATGACTCGGCACCGGGGCGCCGCCAGCTGCTTCGGTGTCGAAGGCGGATTGCGGCGTGCCACCGACAGACCAGTAGACCGACGGGATGGTCGGATTGCTTGTAAAGATCGGAAAATCTTCGGCGCCCATGCCCTTGGACGGCTCGTCGATGACCTGATCCTCGCCAATGGTTTTCTGCCATGCGGCTCGCAAGCGTCGCGCCAGCTGGGGTGTGTTGGACGTCGGCGGCACGCCTTCCTTGGACACAATGACTTCGGGCAACTTGTCTTCCGGCAGCCCCGCCACACGTCCCATGTTGGTTGCGATTCT
Encoded here:
- a CDS encoding IS630 family transposase, whose translation is MARPATVFAKITNQQQRDRLIELWKQHPNHYTRIRAHAILLSDAQYEIEQIVDILSVSRDSVRAWIKHFEQDGPDALLDEKRPGGPRKLNEQEEQILKDLLRQFPSRPATVLSRLRTRTGKSISRHSLRRYARRFNLSWKRFRRSLRKKRDEKAFRLAQEELAELLNEPELDVVYFDEAGFSLKGVVPYGWLPIGERTDVPVTGAHGATVQALGFEHQDGTTHTYLHKGYVNTQTVIEIMDDFCETIDQTTVVILDNASCHTSGAFEASIERWAERGLLVYHLPPYSPELNSIERLWRQLKYQQMPATAWERFKTLLQTLTTKLCEIGEVTYMPSLESYAE